The sequence CTTGCACATAGCCTagttaatttatcattttagtcttataaattaattcgtgCAGGATTAAAAATGTTACACCTTTTAAGTTACTGAaccaaaaattacaatttgatcGGATTATGTGCAGGTTACGTACTATTTTCCAGCCAAATTGACCGAAAAAACtgtaattactaaaattttaaagttataggactaaattgtaaaaatcaattcatataggatataaaatattatccctgaattacagaattaaaattatgtatgtatattctttttgtttgctATATGGATATATCATAGAGTCCATGAAAATTGAAACAGACCCTACTACCGGCGCGGTCcttgtgatatgaaaaatgtgCAAAATCCTCtcgttacaaaatatttatataaaaaaatctccttatctatactaatataaaaagaaaaggggctCCATACTCGCAAATGATGGTTAACAACACCACCgcaccaattttttgtaaagtcaAAAATATCCTTCAACTAATAGGATAATTATcgtattcaatttttcaaattatatttaactaataaatgatttttttttaaatgtaatgtactgatttgtatatttttttatttataatatattttaaaacgtgaaaaattaattattatatgcatgcagAAATGACATGCCATGACGGCtaatgttttataaaataaagcaacaaaaaaaCTGAAGCATATGCTGACTTGCATACGCTGTTAACACAAttgtgtttgtatttttcgTTTGTAAATCAACCGTCGAATccattaatataaatgaatggTTCAGATTTGAGactcttatatattattattatttcatgtatatgaatattaaatataaagataaatattagaaaatagataaaaatttattcaaaattatagatatatatatacactatagATATACAGAGAGAGGCCACTGGGGTCATGGCTGTTGGGAAGAGGACGATTGGGTGACacagtattaattttttataaattttttattaacttttatatgaatttaaatcaatatattattttaattatataaaaaaaactatatatgaaattaaatttggagaATCAATTCTACAGATGAAAATTTGgataatacattttaaatgatcaattatgaactatcaattatattaatcaaaatctaACGATTTTTAGTGAGAgcataaatgtattttatattaaaaacaaaaaactcgCGTGTAATACACCAATCATGTGAGGGTATTTTTTgcttcatttcaaaaaatataaaaaagttttttttctaatcttttttcacaagaattttttttataaattacacatatctCCGGggtaaattctttttaattatacgaaacatgtatttctcttttttttgggtaaaggtaaatttcataaatgagagaaaaaatgggtacaacagtgctcaagAGCTCGATTCTCCCTCGACAAgtcaagggatacgccacaattTATAAAGGCCAAGGaaacatgtatttatatagataGGCCGGTGGATATTCAACcactattttcaaaatcttaacTAATATTCCACCCCCAACTACCAAACTATATATATCCCATGCATGACTCGTCCAACTTATGTGTGCTACTTTAGGCGTTTTCTATATAAACATATCAGATACACCATATAGCTAAAAATAGGCCGAAACCCTTTCTTTGCCTTTTAATTTCAATGACTGCATCGATCAAGTTAACAAGCACGGTGCTCGTTGCAGCCATGTTGGTCTTTGCCATCGTCCCTGGCACTGAGGCAACAATAGGATGCGGCGCCGTCCTGTCGACTTTATCTTCCTGCCTGCCGTATGTGACCGACCAAGGTCCCTTAGGCGCATGTTGTGGTGGTGTTAAGTCTCTCTATGTTGCAGCTAAGACCACAACTGACAAACAGAGCGTGTGCGGTTGTCTGGAATCACTTGCCGGCTCAGTCCCAAACGTCGACCTTGCCAAGGCGGCAGGACTCCCGGGCCAATGTGGTGTCAATATTCCTTACAAGATTAGCCCTTCCGTTGATTGCTCAAAGTATGTAAATCATcttgttttatatttgatctttttttctttaaaaaaaatattgtcctATGtgatttattacatataattaagaaagatgataaatatttatttttggtggtttGCAGGGTGAAGTGAGTTTATTGCAATGGAAGGATATACTCTTGCAACAGCCTGCCTAGATATagtataaatgaataaagGGGACTAGCTCTATTGAGGGAAAATCTATTGCTTTCTTCACACGGTGGGATATTGTTGTCGAGTCagcaatattaataattatttttttaaataatatatcgattcaattaatatattaatatgactacaatcagtaaattaattatatcgattaaataaataactaataaataaattataataactcacataaagtgagataaatactGACATATTCAGTGAAACTCGAACTCATGACCTCGAACTTGTTCATAAAACCTCAATTTTAGcctttttataactattacgTTTAGGCATCATTGATAGtaacattaataattattaatgtagTAATATTTCTCAACTCATGTTTTCACTTGTAGctctcaaattttattttattttttaatggaaGCAATGCAATACATGAATTCGGtcaatatatagatataataaataattacaaaaaatattataatgagcttatgtaaaatgagataaatatctACACATCATCGTATAAGACTCGAATCCATAACCTTAAATTAACTGACCTCAACTTTAACTATTAAATTAAGACATCATTAGTTCAGTTCTCATTTCTTACCAACCATGAAAAAGAATACTAGTATGTTGGAgacttaatatttatagacatttattctcaattttggtgtaaatacaaattaaaaaaaatgtaatgtaGTATTGTAATTTGAAGGGGTGatatttttagttctgtaCGAGtggatttttgcaatttttaattccgtaattttaaaattttaaaaaattttgtcctCTTGTGGATAGAATCTCCTACTTAATTGGGTCATGTATAATTTACAAAcaacttttgggtcaaattgGCAGGACAATAAATGTCACCCCCTAAATTATAgaatcaaaaattatattttttccattaataagtagtattttatgttaattgtacttgatttttataattttattaaagttttaGAGCCTTTTAGCGTCCTATATCCGCATATACATATCTAGATAGGCCTTTGCTAATTCGGTAATATAtaccaataaatattattctcctaatatatatgtattaccTATAATATCGAATGATATTATCGCTATCATCAGtaatgatatccaatatcatcgTATTATCGTAAATactatatacaaaaaaatcgcatttttagttttatatgttaggattttttttaggaataaagaaaactttagtcctttatctttgTGACggattaattttggtcctctaactttgtcaatattagatttagtcctttatctttcAATTTGGTGTAAATCAGGTCCTTTAGCCCATTTTATGGCCATTTTGCCCTTTCAAAGGAAATAGCTAGATAATCCATTTTCATGCTCTTAAAACGGCCCAACAtgcttatgaaataaattaagaccccataaTTTCATACCTTGCTTTAACCGCTCTGTTTCCgagtattccaagtcctcgattttacggacttcttccaaccacactaccacaacagatggttcgcaggaacttggctccttcagtaacaaaacagcacaaccctattttgtttcctaccttagggcgtaaaagggactccaatatagggaattaatagaattttggataaacaggttgaacagaagcctaacttttattgaagaaaatatatagagaatattacatagatattatttctctgttggaggagacaactggTTTCATGgtgtagaggacttgacttgttggggaaacccccataaaataaaatattacagaagAAAAGACTCAAAAatctaatgctttgaagagtaggagaagtttttctgatgatccccttctgcttccttgcatctttatttataggcgtccgcggacttcaaattcagactccaaacttgttttacAATGACGTCATTGCGTTCGTCATTGCCTTGTGATTTCCAGCTGTTGCTCATAATGGTCTGTCGGTCATATGCTTTCCAGCTGGCTACTCTGCTAACTgttgacttttatttttttcggcCGACagtcttattttttttactttttacatcgtttaacttttacttctcttggtaaaattttttctctttcctttccCTTGTCTTGGTCCGATTTGGGTTTATTTTTCGTGACCCGAATCTTTGTCCCGAACAGGgacttttcttgtttctcgcaGCAAAGGCATagatggttatgccattgcccaatatgcaacatgttgcatgtcttcatccttgtggcTTCAGTTGCTGGCAGCTTATTTTCCCAAATTAACATCCTCTTATTCTCGAATAAGCTTTCAGCGAACTCCGTGCTTTTTTCtatcatggaatttaacaggaacgatccattcactttgtttgagaagattttgaatggatacttgactttgtccatctctgtgagacagacccataatccccaagctctcctggtaaagatactatcttcactaatggctgataccaagggagcttctcctgaggcagctttgatCTTGTTGAAAGCCACCATATCATGCCTCTGcagcttcatgaaatggaatgttggatgagacccctttcctgcagtttctgAAGCAattgatatgaattttatctccagaacatcgCCTCTCTTTAGGTGGGGGttattttgccatgaatcaaaaaCTGCCCCACCAATCCACTccggaagttttgagatttctgaaaaacttggtgacatagtatgaactgaagcaagagctccaaaatcataccattcccGAACATCTTCTGGTTTTGACCCTTCCAACATCCAgaccctattatatttttcggaTGTTTTGATGATCGTCTTGTCTGGGTTTACTCCTTTGCGGAAAATTAACTTTTCCCACATACGCTGATAgtcctgccaagcagaagaagatattaactCGTTAGTATTAACCCTAGAAGTGCCTGTCAtcggcctaaggctaatctgtCCCTCCTTAACCCCAGAGgtgttgggttgacttgaatcaacaggagtttgcactttctgagactcaattgttgccgtttcaccagagtctggt comes from Sesamum indicum cultivar Zhongzhi No. 13 linkage group LG10, S_indicum_v1.0, whole genome shotgun sequence and encodes:
- the LOC105171996 gene encoding non-specific lipid-transfer protein 2-like, translating into MTASIKLTSTVLVAAMLVFAIVPGTEATIGCGAVLSTLSSCLPYVTDQGPLGACCGGVKSLYVAAKTTTDKQSVCGCLESLAGSVPNVDLAKAAGLPGQCGVNIPYKISPSVDCSKVK